From Candidatus Stygibacter australis:
ACTTCGTCCCAAATCCAGGCACCTTTAAGGCTTTCTTCCACAATTTCGCTGATGCGGCTTTTCTTCATTCTGCGGAGCTGCAAGCCATAGGCAACGTTATTGAAGATGGATTTGGGGAAGGGATTAGGCTGCTGAAAAACCATCCCGACCTTGGTTCTGATCTCCGTCACATCCACTTTATTATCGTAAATATTCTGGTTATACAGACTGATCTCGCCTTTGATACGGCAGGTGGGAATGAGATCATTCATGCGGTTAAAGCAGCGCAGAAGAGTCGATTTACCGCAGCCGGATGGTCCTATCAGTGCTGTGATCTTTTTGTTATAGACGGGGAAATTTACATTATGCAGCACCTGCTTGGTGTCAAACCAGAGATTGAGGTTACGGGCATTAATATGAGCTGTGTTATCTACCATTTCCTGTTTTTCCTTATTCTATATCTTATTATAATTGCAATTGTACTCACAAACAGCACCAGAGCCAGCAGCACCAGAGCAGTTCCATAAGCAATGGGAATCTGCTGGGCAGGATGAGCACCTTCAGTCATCAGAGCATAAATGTGATAGGGTAAAGCCATCACT
This genomic window contains:
- a CDS encoding ATP-binding cassette domain-containing protein, giving the protein MVDNTAHINARNLNLWFDTKQVLHNVNFPVYNKKITALIGPSGCGKSTLLRCFNRMNDLIPTCRIKGEISLYNQNIYDNKVDVTEIRTKVGMVFQQPNPFPKSIFNNVAYGLQLRRMKKSRISEIVEESLKGAWIWDEV